From the bacterium genome, the window CTTCAGGGGAGATTGGTTAAAACGCTCAGCAATGAATATCTCGCAGCCGGGAATTATACCTTTGACTGGGCTGCGCTCAATAACGGCGGAGACCTTATCGCCAGCGGCGTCTATATTATCCGCGTACAAGCGCCGGGGGTGGACGAAACGCAAAAAGTAGTCGTCATAAAGTAGGAAACGCTCAGCTTGCGTTCCCTACGAATACCACATCGTATTTTTACGCAAGAAAAATAGGGAGGAAATCATGAAAAAAATCATGTTGGGTGTGTTCGTAAGCGCGGTGATGCTGGTCCAGACTGTTCCAGTACTGGCTGCCGGGACGTCGGGCGGGATTATCCTGAAACAAGCGGTCGGCGCGCGCGCGCAAGGCATGGGCGAGGTTTTTACCGGCGTGGCGGACGATGTTACCACACTGTTTTGGAATGTGGGAGGCTTGAGCCGGGCAAAAGGTTTTCAGGTCAATGCCACTTATCTAACTGGTTTGGCAGACTCGACGTATGAGCAGATTACCGGGACCTATCAGGCTGGGAAGCTGGGAACCTTTGGTTTGGGTGTGAACCTGCTGCAAGGCGGTATGATTACTTTGGACAATGCGGACGGCAGCACGAGCGACGTGCAGTCGCAAAGCGATTTTGCCATCAGTGCCGGTTTTGGAACGGCGATTAATAAAAAATTGGGTGTGGGATTGGGTCTGAAAATGCTCAGCAGCACCCTGGCGGAGGAGGTTTCCGCCACCGCCTTTGCCCTGGATTTGGGCATGCTTCTGGCCGTGAGCAAGCAGCTCTCCATCGGTCTGGTCCTGCAAAACGCAGGTACGGAAATCAAATATCAGGACGAGGGTGATCCCTTGCCGCTGACTGCCCGGTTGGGTGCGGGTTATCAGGTACCCATATCCAAGCAGCATAAAGGTCTGCTGGCTGTGGACTTGGTCAAATCCAATGATAATGATTTCGGCCTGCATATGGGGGTGGAGTACTGGTACGCGAAGTTGCTGGCGATGCGCCTGGGTTACAAAGCCGGTTATGATCTGGAAGGATTAACAGCCGGATTTGGTGTGCGATTTAATGTGCTGCAATTGGACTATGCTTTTGGATTGATTAGTGAACTGAATCATACTCACAAGGTGTCATTATCACTGGTTCTTTGATAAAAACCGGACTCCGGGATGCTGCTATTGCCAATGCACTTACACCCGCAATTTTCTTGCAGGCGCAAAAGCGAAGGCGTACAATAAGCCTATCTTTCATCTGGAGGCTGACATGGTTCTGAAGAAAATCGCCAAGAAAAAGACTGTTGCGAAAAAGAAGGCCGTCAAGAAAAAAACTGTTGTGAAAAAGAAACGTGTTCTCCGGAAAACAACCGCTAAAGCAAAAGTGATGGCGAAGAGTACGGACCGCCGCCAGTATCGCAGGGTGCCTTTGAATATGACGGTGAAATACAAGAGTGTGAAAAAAGGGGAGATTTCCAAGGATTGGCAAAGTACGTCTCAGGATTTTAGTGCAGGCGGTTTGTCCATGTTTTGTGCCCTCAAGCTCAGGCGCGGTCAGTTGATGATGATTAATTTATATGTTCCCAAAGGAAGAAAAAAAATAGATGTCCGGCGGCCGGTAAATTTACTAAGTACACAGAGTTCTCAAACCGCGATCCTGTCCCGGGTGGCTTATTGCAAAACAACCGGACGGGATCGTTATCAATTAGGGGTTGAATTTTTGGATTTGGATAAAGAAAACCGGAAATTGCTTAAAAAATTTCTTATTCAAAGCGATTTATTGAAGTCATCATCACGCATGTATTCCTGATTGAGAAATCGGATCGGTGTTGGGACGATAAAAATTCACAGGCTACCCGGCGTGTTCGCAATGGCACGATAAGATCGTGCGGAAGGAAACTGATCATTGGCTAAAACCAAAGGAACCGATGTTGTTGCATTACGAAAGCTTTTCGCCGGAGTCGGCGAAGAGAAGCTGGACGCTTTTCGTGAAAAACTTGCTCCCGAATTATTTTCGGTTTTTGAAAATATAATACACACCAGCTGGACCCCGATTCAAGAACAGACGGATATCTATGAAGCTGCCGCACGGGTGCTGTTTCCCGGTGATCCGGAACGGATGCATACCTTGGGAAAAGCCATGGCGGCCCGCAGCTATTCAACGGTGTATAAATTATTTTTGCGGATTCCCACGATCCAGTTTGTGCTTAGCCGGGTGGCGATTATGTGGCGTTCTTACCATGACAAAGGTGAGGCCACTGTTGAAGGGTTTGAGAATAATCAGGGTATTTTTATTGTGCGAAAATATCCTGATTTGCCGAGAAAAATGCGGGTGGTCATTGGCGGCCACCTGGAAATCCTGCTCGAATTGACCGGTGCTAAAAATATAAAAATTTTGGTGAGGGACAATGATCCTGATGCCTGGCATTGGGACTGCTTATGGGAATAATCCTTTAAAAACAGGGATATTGTTGCGGCGGCGGTCTGGAGCCTCCGTGGGTTTAAATCGTGTGCGCCGGTTGTTTTCCAGGAAAACAATCAAGTTCC encodes:
- a CDS encoding PorV/PorQ family protein, which gives rise to MKKIMLGVFVSAVMLVQTVPVLAAGTSGGIILKQAVGARAQGMGEVFTGVADDVTTLFWNVGGLSRAKGFQVNATYLTGLADSTYEQITGTYQAGKLGTFGLGVNLLQGGMITLDNADGSTSDVQSQSDFAISAGFGTAINKKLGVGLGLKMLSSTLAEEVSATAFALDLGMLLAVSKQLSIGLVLQNAGTEIKYQDEGDPLPLTARLGAGYQVPISKQHKGLLAVDLVKSNDNDFGLHMGVEYWYAKLLAMRLGYKAGYDLEGLTAGFGVRFNVLQLDYAFGLISELNHTHKVSLSLVL
- a CDS encoding PilZ domain-containing protein, coding for MVLKKIAKKKTVAKKKAVKKKTVVKKKRVLRKTTAKAKVMAKSTDRRQYRRVPLNMTVKYKSVKKGEISKDWQSTSQDFSAGGLSMFCALKLRRGQLMMINLYVPKGRKKIDVRRPVNLLSTQSSQTAILSRVAYCKTTGRDRYQLGVEFLDLDKENRKLLKKFLIQSDLLKSSSRMYS